Proteins encoded by one window of Anoplopoma fimbria isolate UVic2021 breed Golden Eagle Sablefish chromosome 23, Afim_UVic_2022, whole genome shotgun sequence:
- the tulp3 gene encoding tubby-related protein 3, whose amino-acid sequence MSYYSMRPSSSASFSSNSTASGIEDDSASLMQQKLEKQRALLEQKQRRKRQEPLMVQPNTEVRPRRSRMRRGEEQAPLVEPQVSITNNVNMDGIDGPAAFLGSEAPDLGIKILSVSQSQSQSQSQYQSQSQFQFPSQPQSQPQSPVAEEPERDGDTETLLEPKTDIHELLQKQGLSGSMNFDEDSEHDDDEDEERTRSLSPNADNTRPASAASGKDTPEVSTPGSPTAESSLIDVSNLEEFVVRPAPRGVTVKCRITRDKKGMDRGLYPTYFMHMEREDGKRIFLLAGRKRKKSKTSNYLISVDATDLSREGESFIGKLRSNLMGTKFTVYDNGTNPCKNPGTLLEESNTRQEMAAICYETNVLGFKGPRKMTVIIPGMNMSFERVPVRPQNEQESLLSRWQNHSLDNLIELHNKAPVWNDDTQSYVLNFHGRVTQASVKNFQIVHDNDPDYIVMQFGRVAEDIFTLDYNYPMCALQAFAIGLSSFDSKLACE is encoded by the exons AGGGCACTGCTGGAGCAGAAGCAGCGGAGGAAGCGCCAGGAACCGCTGATGGTGCAGCCCAACACAGAGGTTCGGCCCCGGCGCTCCAGGATGCGGCGTGGTGAGGAGCAGGCCCCTCTGGTAGAGCCTCAAGTCAGCATCACCAACAATGTCAACATGGACG GTATCGATGGCCCAGCAGCTTTCTTGGGCTCCGAAGCCCCTGATCTGGGAATAAAAATCCTGTCAGTAAGCCAGTCCCAGTCCCAGTCCCAGTCCCAGTACCAATCACAGTCCCAGTTCCAGTTCCCGTCACAGCCTCAGTCTCAGCCCCAGTCCCCTGTTGCTGAGGAGccggagagagatggagacactGAAACGCTTCTAGAACCCAAGACAGATATCCACGAATTACTCCAGAAACAAG GTCTGTCTGGCAGTATGAACTTCGATGAAGACAGCGAGCATGACGACGATGAGGACGAAGAACGAACACGTTCTCTGTCCCCCAACGCAGACAACACCAGACCAGCTTCTGCCGCCAGTGGCAAGGACACTCCA GAGGTGTCGACCCCCGGATCACCCACAGCAGAGAGCTCACTCATTGATGTGTCCAATCTAGAGGAGTTTGTCGTGCGTCCGGCTCCTCGCGGTGTCACCGTTAAATGTCGAATCACCCGGGACAAGAAGGGCATGGACCGCGGCCTCTACCCGACCTACTTCATGcacatggagagagaggatggaaagaga aTCTTTTTGCTGgcaggaaggaagagaaagaagagtaaGACGTCCAACTACCTTATTTCAGTGGATGCCACTGATCTGTCccgagagggagagagcttCATAGGAAAACTGAG GTCCAACCTCATGGGCACCAAATTCACAGTGTACGACAACGGCACCAATCCCTGCAAAAACCCCGGGACACTGCTGGAGGAGAGCAACACACGGCAGGAAATGGCTGCCATCTGCTAC GAGACCAACGTGCTGGGATTCAAAGGACCACGTAAGATGACCGTAATCATCCCGGGCATGAACATGAGCTTTGAAAGAGTCCCCGTAAGGCCTCAAAAT GAGCAGGAGAGCCTCCTGAGCAGGTGGCAGAATCACTCACTGGACAACCTGATCGAGTTGCACAATAAAGCCCCCGTGTGGAACGACGACACCCAGTCGTACGTTCTGAACTTCCACGGCCGCGTCACTCAAGCTTCAGTCAAAAACTTCCAAATAGTTCACGACAACGACC CTGACTACATCGTCATGCAGTTTGGCAGAGTGGCTGAAGACATCTTCACTCTGGACTACAACTATCCCATGTGCGCCCTTCAGGCCTTCGCCATTGGCCTGTCGAGCTTTGACAGCAAGTTGGCCTGCGAATGA
- the trim35-14 gene encoding E3 ubiquitin-protein ligase TRIM35 — MAGRLSLPEVDLSCSICCEIFRDPVVLKCSHSFCAPCLQQYWTQGARRRDCPLCRSQSVDDPVPSLTLKNLCEAYIQESEGPEETEGGELYCDPGVMCPLHGERLKLYCIPDKEPICVVCHTSRKHKQHDCCPVSEAVVDVKEKMTSALTSLQEKRNAFDKMKKNYEDVAAFLQVQARFVERRTREEFEKLHSFLDAEEEARMEALKREEEQKNRALMQEIEEITRNITSVSESISLLEEVIAQEGISILHKCKTTLARTNSPIEDPVMPPGALLDVARYLGSLNFHVWVKMHKTVKFTPVTLDPNTAAPWLVLSEDLASVCDSDEKQKLPDNPERFDPDTGMLGRESFTSGKHAWVVNVGDNTAWVVGVAKESVQRKEKVSSVLKNGYLSVYFYHNMYFAGTSPLTRLTLKRNPQRIRVQLDCDKGRVSFYDPDDNTHIYTFKHAITERVFPYFWVGCQQCPLTLEPVEVSVKAVEYF, encoded by the exons ATGGCAGGCCGGCTCTCTCTCCCCGAGGTGGACCTCTCCTGTTCCATATGCTGTGAAATCTTCAGGGACCCCGTGGTCCTCAAGTGCAGCCACAGCTTCTGTGCACCCTGCCTGCAGCAGTACTGGACTCAAGGGGCCCGGAGACGAGACTGCCCTCTGTGCAGGAGCCAGAGTGTGGATGACCCCGTGCCCAGTCTCACCCTGAAGAACCTGTGTGAGGCCTACATCCAGGAGAGCGAGGGTCCCGAGGAGACCGAGGGGGGGGAGCTGTACTGTGATCCGGGGGTGATGTGCCCTCTTCACGGGGAGAGGCTTAAGCTTTACTGCATACCGGACAAGGAGCCTATCTGTGTGGTCTGCCACACCTCCAGGAAGCACAAACAGCACGACTGTTGCCCTGTGAGCGAGGCAGTCGTGGATGTGAAG GAGAAGATGACGTCTGCCCTCACCTCATTGCAGGAGAAGAGAAACGCTTttgacaaaatgaagaaaaactatGAGGATGTTGCGGCATTTCTTcag GTCCAGGCTCGCTTTGTGGAGCGACGGACCAGGGAGGAGTTCGAAAAGCTTCACAGCTTTCTTGACGCCGAGGAGGAAGCCAGGATGGAGGCGCttaagagggaggaggagcagaagaatCGAGCGTTGATGCAGGAGATCGAAGAAATCACCAGAAATATAACGTCTGTGTCTGAATCCATCTCACTTTTAGAGGAGGTGATAGCTCAGGAGGGAATCTCTATCCTTCAT aaatgcaAGACGACATTGGCAAG AACTAACAGCCCAATTGAGGATCCAGTCATGCCTCCTGGAGCTCTCCTGGATGTGGCCAGATATCTGGGGTCTCTGAACTTCCATGTGTGGGTGAAGATGCATAAAACTGTCAAATTCA cTCCGGTGACTCTGGACCCAAACACCGCCGCCCCTTGGCTCGTCCTGTCAGAAGACCTCGCCAGCGTCTGCGACAGTGACGAGAAGCAGAAGCTGCCGGACAACCCGGAGAGGTTCGACCCCGACACCGGCATGCTGGGCCGCGAGAGCTTCACCTCAGGCAAGCACGCCTGGGTCGTCAACGTGGGAGACAACACGGCGTGGGTCGTCGGCGTGGCCAAGGAATCCGTCCAGAGGAAGGAGAAAGTGTCTTCAGTGCTCAAGAACGGCTACCTGAGCGTGTACTTTTACCACAACATGTACTTTGCAGGCACCTCTCCTTTAACGAGGCTCACCTTGAAGAGGAACCCGCAGAGGATCAGAGTGCAGCTGGATTGTGACAAGGGCAGGGTGTCCTTCTACGACCCGGATGACAACACCCACATCTACACCTTCAAGCACGCAATCACTGAGCGGGTCTTCCCTTACTTCTGGGTGGGCTGTCAGCAGTGTCCTTTGACGCTGGAACCGGTGGAAGTCTCTGTGAAGgctgttgaatatttctga
- the LOC129112698 gene encoding protein mono-ADP-ribosyltransferase TIPARP-like has product MPNASSSRRTKRKMADGVAAVLQPPSKSSKVTFLSPSLFLLEIPADTNTSLPVWEAMRSQQVDIAWTVNPYSVSVHLTPVTLKQGENTTSTQTESSSSVARSSASSSGIPQPQMVIQSITQQQNSCVLLTLLTQPQKIPANPTPATSLIVSLPLIITQPQPAHQPSTPTKERVLPAIQTPTATPTKPQAPSKGPVRSPFHTKIPPNIQVCDNFLLSVCHAGKKCKMHHTPYPFHWQLRSVLTHQWINVPSCSQVLLERSYCNIEQESIYIKDGILLCSLVFDSMEINDSSQYNEARRLTNSDSVVKNPYFPSKWKIYWWSNQVWVEYNKDVSTLLLKKMSKKETECSFYICSQEYEVDFTTMIQTNVTTGFLRNVRCRPLYRSPDSMRPYLQTGILPEPDGDPPGANFSVDPLEEFSSWYPPVWCLDSEQDYSLVDLPAGTQAYRSVQNFFYETLPETKVDIIGIQQVQNLLHWDKYQRYKAYMQKQHAKSQEPLERHLFHGTMKGPSEDICHNNFDPRMAGVNGTSNGFGSYFATAASFSNTFSAKLGPDEVCYMFLAKVLVGKVSLGRYDYRRPPPLDSKTSKFLLYDTCVDDIDKPTMFVVFDSCQCYPYYLIKYKDLPKAIEM; this is encoded by the exons atGCCCAACGCTTCATCCAGCAGACGAACAAAGAGAAAGATGGCGGACGGTGTTGCAGCGGTTTTGCAGCCCCCGTCCAAATCTTCCAAAGTCACCTTCCTGAGCCCGTCTCTCTTCCTGCTGGAAATCCCTGCCGACACCAACACCAGCCTCCCAGTGTGGGAGGCCATGAGATCCCAGCAGGTGGACATCGCCTGGACCGTCAACCCCTACAGCGTCAGTGTGCATTTGACCCCCGTGACCCTGAAGCAAGGGGAGAATACAACCTCCACCCAAACTGAAAGCTCCTCCAGCGTGGCGCGGAGCTCAGCGTCGTCTTCGGGGATCCCGCAGCCTCAGATGGTCATCCAGTCCATCACCCAGCAGCAGAACTCCTGCGTCCTGCTCACCCTGCTCACCCAACCGCAGAAAATACCCGCGAACCCCACGCCAGCCACCTCCCTCATCGTCTCCCTGCCTCTCATCATCACCCAACCGCAGCCGGCGCATCAGCCCAGCACGCCGACCAAGGAACGGGTCCTACCCGCCATCCAGACCCCCACAGCCACCCCCACCAAGCCCCAGGCGCCGTCTAAAGGCCCCGTCCGCTCCCCGTTCCACACAAAGATTCCCCCCAACATCCAGGTCTGCGACAACTTCCTCCTGAGTGTGTGTCACGCAGGGAAGAAGTGTAAGATGCACCACACTCCCTACCCGTTCCACTGGCAGCTGCGGAGTGTGCTCACCCACCAGTGGATCAACGTCCCCTCTTGCTCTCAGGTCTTACTGGAGAGGAGCTACTGCAACATCGAACAAGAGTCCATTTACATCAAGGATgg CATTCTCCTCTGCAGTCTAGTCTTTGACTCCATGGAGATTAACGACTCATCTCAGTACAACGAAGCCAGACGACTCACTAACTCGGACAGTGTGGTCAAGAACCCGTACTTTCCCAGCAAATGGAAAATCTACTGGTGGTCTAACCAGGTCTGGGTAGAgtacaacaag GACGTGTCCACCCTGCTGCTGAAGAAGATGAGCAAGAAGGAGACCGAGTGTTCCTTCTATATCTGCTCCCAGGAGTACGAGGTGGACTTCACCACCATGATCCAGACCAACGTCACCACAGGGTTCCTCAGAAATGTCCGCTGCAGACCGTTATACCGCTCCCCTGATTCCATGCGGCCTTACCTGCA GACAGGAATCCTGCCTGAGCCCGACGGCGATCCTCCTGGTGCAAACTTCAGCGTGGACcctctggaggagttcagctcCTGGTATCCTCCCGTGTGGTGTCTGGACTCGGAGCAGGACTACAGCTTGGTGGACCTTCCGGCCGGCACGCAGGCCTACCGGAGTGTCCAGAACTTCTTCTACGAGACCCTGCCCGAGACCAAGGTGGACATCATCGGCATCCAGCAGGTCCAGAACCTCCTCCACTGGGACAAGTACCAAAG GTACAAGGCGTACATGCAGAAGCAGCACGCCAAGTCCCAGGAGCCTCTGGAGAGACATCTCTTCCACGGGACAATGAAAGGCCCCTCCGAGGACATCTGCCACAACAACTTCGACCCTCGCATGGCCGGGGTCAACGGGACGTCCAACGGTTTCGGCTCCTACTTCGCCACCGCCGCCTCCTTCTCCAACACCTTCTCGGCCAAGTTGGGGCCAGATGAGGTCTGCTACATGTTCCTAGCCAAAGTCCTGGTGGGGAAGGTGAGTCTCGGAAGGTACGACTACCGCCGGCCGCCGCCACTCGACTCCAAGACGAGTAAGTTCCTTCTCTACGACACCTGCGTGGACGACATTGACAAGCCCACcatgtttgtagtttttgaTAGCTGTCAGTGCTACCCGTACTACCTCATCAAGTACAAAGACCTGCCCAAAGCGATCGAAatgtga